The stretch of DNA ACCGCACACCGCACGCATCCGGCACCTGTTTTTCGGGCATGTTCACCGTGCGATCTGGGGCACGTGGCGCGGCATCAGCTATTCCTGCATGCGTGGTCTGAACCATCAGGTCGCGCTTGATCTGAACAGGGTGCGGGACCGCACGGTCGGGAATTTCGAACCACCCGCCTACGGCGTCGTCCTGCTGGGCGACGCGCAGATCATCATTCACCTGCACGACTTCGCCGACCGCTCTGAGAGGTTCGATTTGTAGCATCGTCCGGCCCCGGCGCCGTCCCCATCCACGACCACCCCAACCCAACCTGGAGAACCACATGACACTTAAATCGCTGATCCTCGGTCTCGGCCTTGCCGCTGCCTCTGCCCTCGCTGTTGCGGCGGACACATGGAAACTGGCCGTCACGGACGTTGAAGGCATGGAACGCCTGCAACTCGAATGGGGTCCTTTCAAGGAGGCCCTGGAAGCTGCCACCGGCGAGACATTCGAGTTCTACGCCGTGAACTCACGCACGGCTGCGGCCGAGGCGCTGCGCGGTGAAACCGTGGACTTCGTCGTATCCGGTCCGGCGGAATATGTCGTGATCAACAAGCTGACCAACGCCGCGCCGCTGGTCGGTCTGGGCCGCCCCGACTATCACTGCGCCATCATCGTGCGCGCAGACAGCGGCATCAACGTGCCCGCTGACCTCAAGGGCAGGAAAGTGGCCTTTGGCGATATCGGGTCGACGTCCAACATGCTGTGCCCGATGCAGGTGCTTGCAGATCACGGTGTTGATCCGGTGAACGACATCGAAAAGACCCACACCTCGCGCAACATCGCGCATGAGGCGTTGAAGGCGGGCGACGTGGATGCGCTTGGATCGAATGCGGGGTCATGGCTGAACGTCCGCAACAAGGAGACGGACCTGCCTTACGGGTTCTTCAAGATGATCGCGCGGTCCGGTGATCTGCCCAATGACATGATCATGGTCGGTGCGCATGTGCCATCCGATGCGGCCGAGATGGTCAAGACCGCGATTCTTGAGAACAAGGACCAGATCATCGCAGGCATCACGGCCCATGAGGAGAACGACAAATATGTCGGCATGGACCTCGTGGCGATTGATGACAGCGCCTATGATTACGTGCGGTCGATGTATTCGAATGCAGGTTACCCCCAATTCGACAATTTCATCGGTGACTGATCTTGTCGTCAAACATCGGGCTGCGCCACAAGCGCAGCCCGGACAGGCGCCCGTGGATTTCGCGCCGGTATCGCCCGTCGACATCGAGGCGCGCGGGGTCGCAAAACGCTTTGGCGAAACGCCGATTTTCTCGGATGTGAGTTTTCGACTGGCGCGGGGTGAGGCTGTGGCGCTTGTCGGAGCCAACGGCGCCGGCAAGTCCACCCTGCTGCGCTGCCTGATGGGGTTGATCCCGGTCAGCGGCGGCAGCGTTCACCTGCTGGGCCAAGAGACCAACGCCATCAAGGCGCGGGCGCTGCGCGACGTGCGGTCCCAGGTTGGCCTCGTGTCTCAGAAGCACAACCTCGTGCCGCGCCTGTCTGTCCTGTCGAACGTGGTGCATGGGCTGCTTGGCACGTCGCCGGGTCTACGCCATTGGAGCCATGTTCTGGCCCCGGAGATGTCACGCAGGGCGGCCCTGCACGCGCTGGACCGGGTTGGCATGGCGGGCTTTGCCCAGCGGCGCGCGGATCGTCTTTCCGGCGGACAATCACAGCGGGTCGCCATTGCCCGCGCGATCGTAGCGGCGCCCAAGGTGCTCTTTGCAGACGAACCCTGCGCATCGCTTGACCCGTCCGCCGGCGCGGATGTGATGGACCTGTTGTTTCGGCTGGTCCGCGACCAAGGGGTCACGGTTGTGTTCACGTCCCACAATATCGACCACGCGCTGAAATATGGAAACCGCGTGCTGGGCTTGGCGCACGGGCGCCTACAGCTTGATGCAACCGCCGCGTCCCTGGTCGCGCAGGATCTTCGGGGGCTTTATGACTGACGTCGCACCGCCCCGCTTGGAACGGCCGTCTGCCATCGGGTTTCTGGGCTATGCCGTTGGCCTTGTGATCGTCTTCTGGTGTCTTGCGGGCGCGGGTTTCTCGCTTGAAAAAGTGGCGAGCGCACCGCCCCGCTTTGCCGATTTCGCGGCGCGCGCGTTCCCGCCGAACCTGGAGCCCGAAGTGCTTGGGCGGCTCGGATGGAAAATGGTTGAAACGCTTCAGATTGCGGTGGCAGGCGCGGTGATTGGCGTGGTCCTGTCGGTGCCGGTTGCGCTGTTGGCGGCACGCGGGCTGATCGCCGCCCCTTGGGTCAACCAGATCGTGCGCACCATCCTTGGGTTCATTCGTGCGGTGCCCGACATTGCCTGGGCGCTGGTGTTTGTTGTGGCCGTCGGGCTTGGTCCCTTTGCCGGTATGCTCGCCATTGTGATCGACACGGTCGGATTTTGCGGACGCTTTTTTGCTGACGATATGGAGGCGACCGACAAGGGCCCTGCCG from Tateyamaria omphalii encodes:
- a CDS encoding PhnD/SsuA/transferrin family substrate-binding protein, translating into MTLKSLILGLGLAAASALAVAADTWKLAVTDVEGMERLQLEWGPFKEALEAATGETFEFYAVNSRTAAAEALRGETVDFVVSGPAEYVVINKLTNAAPLVGLGRPDYHCAIIVRADSGINVPADLKGRKVAFGDIGSTSNMLCPMQVLADHGVDPVNDIEKTHTSRNIAHEALKAGDVDALGSNAGSWLNVRNKETDLPYGFFKMIARSGDLPNDMIMVGAHVPSDAAEMVKTAILENKDQIIAGITAHEENDKYVGMDLVAIDDSAYDYVRSMYSNAGYPQFDNFIGD
- a CDS encoding phosphonate ABC transporter ATP-binding protein translates to MTDLVVKHRAAPQAQPGQAPVDFAPVSPVDIEARGVAKRFGETPIFSDVSFRLARGEAVALVGANGAGKSTLLRCLMGLIPVSGGSVHLLGQETNAIKARALRDVRSQVGLVSQKHNLVPRLSVLSNVVHGLLGTSPGLRHWSHVLAPEMSRRAALHALDRVGMAGFAQRRADRLSGGQSQRVAIARAIVAAPKVLFADEPCASLDPSAGADVMDLLFRLVRDQGVTVVFTSHNIDHALKYGNRVLGLAHGRLQLDATAASLVAQDLRGLYD
- the phnE gene encoding phosphonate ABC transporter, permease protein PhnE, with product MTDVAPPRLERPSAIGFLGYAVGLVIVFWCLAGAGFSLEKVASAPPRFADFAARAFPPNLEPEVLGRLGWKMVETLQIAVAGAVIGVVLSVPVALLAARGLIAAPWVNQIVRTILGFIRAVPDIAWALVFVVAVGLGPFAGMLAIVIDTVGFCGRFFADDMEATDKGPAESLTATGARKIDVVACATIPGTMPAFISTALYALEKAVRSSTILGLVGAGGIGIELKVGFDLFDYPTAMTVILMIAVVVIGIEHLSGWARMRIIGEQR